Proteins from a single region of Chromobacterium sp. ATCC 53434:
- a CDS encoding flagellin, producing the protein MLSLYTNIAALNTKSNMNSTQNALSTSMTRLGTGQRINSAMDDAAGLQIATRLDAQSRGMTVAMKNAQNGISMMQTAEGALNEVTNILQRMKDLSTEGANGTATANDKTAMQSEFDALGKELNNIVSNTTFGGEKLLAKSGGKLAAAVNFQIGASSSEVMSADVSAQITALDTALQGASAQYKTPGATAGTEIGPAATIDLLNTALDSVGAVRSALGANSNRLDHVVNNLNNVNNNTLAAKGRIMDTDYASESATMTAKQMLMQASTSMLKQSGSMNSLAMSLLQ; encoded by the coding sequence ATGCTGAGCCTGTACACCAATATCGCGGCACTGAACACCAAGTCCAACATGAATTCCACCCAGAACGCGCTGTCGACCTCGATGACGCGCCTGGGTACCGGCCAGCGCATCAACTCCGCAATGGACGACGCCGCCGGCCTGCAGATCGCCACCCGTCTGGACGCGCAAAGCCGCGGCATGACCGTTGCGATGAAGAACGCCCAGAACGGCATCTCGATGATGCAGACCGCCGAAGGCGCGCTGAACGAAGTGACCAACATCCTGCAACGGATGAAGGACCTGTCCACCGAAGGCGCCAACGGCACCGCCACCGCCAACGACAAGACCGCGATGCAGTCCGAGTTCGACGCGCTGGGCAAGGAACTGAACAACATCGTCAGCAACACCACTTTCGGCGGCGAGAAGCTGCTGGCCAAGTCCGGCGGCAAGCTGGCCGCGGCGGTGAACTTCCAGATCGGCGCCAGCTCCTCCGAAGTGATGTCCGCTGACGTGTCCGCTCAGATCACCGCGCTGGACACCGCGCTGCAAGGCGCTTCCGCCCAGTACAAGACTCCGGGCGCCACCGCCGGCACCGAAATCGGCCCGGCCGCCACCATCGACCTGCTGAACACCGCCCTGGACAGCGTCGGCGCCGTGCGTTCCGCCCTGGGCGCGAACTCCAACCGCCTGGATCACGTGGTCAACAACCTGAACAACGTGAACAACAACACCCTGGCGGCCAAGGGTCGTATCATGGATACCGACTACGCCAGCGAAAGCGCCACGATGACCGCCAAGCAAATGCTGATGCAAGCCAGCACCTCGATGCTGAAGCAAAGCGGCAGCATGAACAGCCTGGCCATGTCCCTGTTGCAGTAA
- a CDS encoding CoA transferase, translated as MSAIVRDAVRQLWLHCGLSPEWLDRLSLSGDEPALPSSFALGRAAQACIAASGLAAASFRQLRGGDAQTVDVDMGHAAAEFRSELYLRVDGEAPADPWDKIAGVYRCGDGRWLRIHTNFPHHRDGVLRLLRCDYDKAAVAAALRDWRAFDFEDAAAEHGLVATALRSFEEWDAHPQGQAVAGLPTLSIRRIADAPPLPLPDAERPLAGVRALDLTRIIAGPVAGRVLAAHGADVLHITSPKLPTIPTLDIDMGRGKRNARLDLTIEADKARLRGLLAGAHVFIQGYRPGGLAELGFSPQDAAGLRPGIVYVTLSAYGNAGPWAGRHGFDSLTQTASGFNAAEAEAFGADAPRAFPGQILDHSAGCLAALGAIAALHRQQQEGGSWHVEVSLAQAGYWLRGLGRVATTAALPAPEQVHPWLEEGESGFGRLLSVRHAARLSATPARWALPAMPLDTHQPVWAD; from the coding sequence ATGAGCGCCATCGTCCGCGACGCCGTCCGTCAACTATGGCTGCACTGCGGCCTGTCCCCCGAATGGCTGGACAGGCTCAGCCTGTCCGGCGACGAGCCGGCGCTGCCGTCCTCGTTCGCGCTGGGCCGCGCCGCCCAGGCCTGCATCGCCGCCAGCGGCCTGGCCGCCGCCTCCTTCCGGCAACTGCGCGGCGGCGACGCGCAGACGGTCGATGTCGACATGGGCCACGCCGCCGCCGAGTTCCGCAGCGAGCTGTATCTGCGGGTGGACGGCGAGGCGCCGGCCGACCCATGGGACAAGATAGCCGGCGTCTACCGCTGCGGCGACGGCCGCTGGTTGCGCATACACACCAATTTCCCCCACCACCGCGACGGCGTGCTGCGGCTGTTGCGCTGCGACTACGACAAGGCCGCCGTCGCCGCCGCGCTGCGGGACTGGCGCGCCTTCGATTTCGAGGACGCCGCCGCCGAGCACGGCCTGGTGGCGACGGCGCTGCGCAGCTTCGAGGAATGGGACGCCCATCCCCAGGGCCAGGCGGTGGCCGGCCTGCCGACGCTGAGCATCCGCCGCATCGCCGACGCGCCGCCATTGCCGCTGCCGGACGCCGAGCGGCCGCTGGCGGGCGTGCGCGCGCTGGATCTGACCCGCATCATCGCCGGCCCGGTGGCCGGACGCGTGCTGGCCGCCCATGGCGCCGACGTGCTGCACATCACCTCGCCCAAGCTGCCGACCATCCCGACGCTGGACATCGACATGGGCCGCGGCAAGCGCAATGCCCGGCTGGACCTGACCATCGAGGCGGACAAGGCGCGCTTGCGCGGCCTGCTGGCCGGCGCCCACGTCTTCATCCAGGGCTACCGTCCCGGCGGCCTGGCCGAGCTCGGCTTCTCCCCGCAGGACGCGGCCGGTTTGCGCCCCGGCATCGTCTACGTGACGCTCAGCGCCTACGGCAACGCCGGCCCCTGGGCCGGCCGGCACGGCTTCGATTCGCTGACGCAGACCGCCTCCGGCTTCAACGCCGCCGAGGCCGAAGCCTTCGGCGCCGACGCGCCGCGCGCCTTCCCGGGCCAGATACTGGATCACAGCGCCGGCTGCCTGGCCGCGCTCGGGGCCATCGCCGCGCTGCACCGCCAACAGCAAGAAGGCGGCAGCTGGCATGTCGAAGTATCGCTGGCCCAGGCCGGCTACTGGCTGCGCGGCCTCGGCCGCGTCGCCACGACCGCGGCGCTGCCCGCGCCGGAGCAAGTCCACCCGTGGCTGGAAGAGGGAGAGTCGGGCTTCGGCCGCCTGCTGAGCGTGCGCCACGCCGCCCGCTTGTCCGCGACGCCGGCGCGCTGGGCGCTGCCGGCGATGCCGCTGGACACGCACCAACCGGTCTGGGCCGATTGA
- the rbsB gene encoding ribose ABC transporter substrate-binding protein RbsB produces MKRILTPLMVGVLALGVAACSKQGPGSAAGDASAAAADGKITVGLAVSTLNNPFFVELRDGAAAEAKKQGVNLITVDAQDDPAKQQASVEDLIQKKVGVILINPTDSSAVANVVKEATDKGIKVVSLDRSVNGAAVSAHIASDNTAGGVMAGQYLLGKLGGKGRIVELEGIAGSSAARERGEGFHQVVDNKGGVKLLARQPADFDRAKGLAVMENIIQGNKDIQGVFAHNDEMALGAVKAIQAAGLKNVVVVGFDATPDAVAAVKSGTLSATVQQQPALIGVYGVQTAKKLAEGQKVERFIPVPLNLIKQ; encoded by the coding sequence TGGTTGGCGTTCTGGCCCTCGGCGTGGCCGCCTGCTCCAAGCAGGGACCAGGCTCGGCCGCCGGCGACGCCAGCGCCGCGGCGGCGGACGGCAAGATCACCGTCGGCCTGGCGGTGTCCACGCTCAACAACCCGTTCTTCGTCGAATTGCGCGACGGCGCGGCGGCCGAGGCCAAGAAGCAGGGCGTCAATCTGATCACCGTCGACGCGCAGGACGATCCGGCCAAGCAACAGGCCAGCGTCGAGGACCTGATCCAGAAGAAGGTGGGCGTGATTCTGATCAATCCGACCGACTCCTCCGCCGTCGCCAATGTGGTGAAGGAAGCGACCGACAAGGGCATCAAGGTGGTGTCGCTGGATCGCAGCGTCAACGGCGCCGCGGTCAGCGCCCACATCGCGTCCGACAACACCGCCGGCGGCGTGATGGCCGGCCAGTATCTGCTGGGCAAGCTGGGCGGCAAGGGCCGCATCGTCGAGCTGGAAGGCATCGCCGGCTCCTCCGCCGCCCGCGAGCGCGGCGAGGGCTTCCACCAGGTGGTCGACAACAAGGGCGGAGTCAAGCTGCTGGCCAGGCAGCCGGCCGATTTCGACCGCGCCAAGGGGCTGGCGGTGATGGAGAACATCATCCAGGGCAACAAGGACATCCAGGGCGTGTTCGCCCACAACGACGAGATGGCGCTGGGCGCGGTCAAGGCGATCCAGGCCGCCGGATTGAAGAACGTCGTGGTGGTCGGTTTCGACGCGACGCCGGACGCGGTGGCCGCGGTGAAATCCGGCACGCTGTCCGCCACCGTGCAGCAGCAGCCGGCGCTGATCGGTGTCTATGGCGTGCAGACCGCGAAGAAGCTGGCCGAGGGGCAGAAGGTGGAGCGCTTCATCCCGGTGCCGCTGAACCTGATCAAGCAGTAA
- a CDS encoding substrate-binding domain-containing protein: protein MSHFKRLTIDDIAELAGVSRTTASMVLNGHAERYRISSATVEKVQTVAREHHFRPSQQARSLRSRRSSSIGLVIPDLTNSSHAALAQALENGCRAQGYQLLMVTSDEDVERESAGISQLAARQVDGMIVVPCSADAERYLPWTGRLPLVFADRHIPGSGIPAAVTAAAASVEALLAPVLASGVDELVYFGGQPTLSSGRERLAGYRQALAAHGIAPGGDWVAERDFQRESGYALMRDWYQRRGRYPRALFTTAITLLEGVLSFIRERHRLREAPQYLLTFDDHPLLDCLPLPIDAIRQDSDRLAEASLEQVMALLRGEALAERDARVPASLNLRRLSV, encoded by the coding sequence ATGAGCCATTTCAAACGCCTGACCATAGACGATATCGCCGAGTTGGCCGGCGTGTCGCGCACCACCGCCAGCATGGTGCTCAACGGCCATGCCGAGCGCTACCGCATCTCGTCCGCCACCGTGGAAAAAGTGCAGACCGTGGCGCGCGAGCACCATTTCCGGCCGTCGCAACAGGCGCGCAGCCTGCGCAGCCGGCGCAGCAGCAGCATAGGCCTGGTGATCCCCGATCTGACCAACTCCAGCCACGCCGCGCTGGCGCAGGCGCTGGAGAACGGCTGCCGCGCCCAGGGCTACCAGTTGTTGATGGTGACCAGCGACGAGGACGTCGAGCGCGAGAGCGCCGGTATCAGCCAGCTGGCCGCCCGCCAGGTGGACGGCATGATCGTCGTGCCGTGCAGCGCCGACGCCGAGCGCTATCTGCCGTGGACCGGCAGGCTGCCCTTGGTCTTCGCCGACCGTCACATTCCCGGCAGCGGCATTCCGGCGGCGGTGACGGCCGCCGCCGCCAGCGTCGAGGCCTTGCTGGCGCCGGTGCTGGCGTCCGGCGTCGACGAGCTGGTGTATTTCGGCGGCCAGCCGACGCTGTCGTCCGGCCGCGAGCGGCTGGCCGGCTACCGGCAGGCCCTGGCGGCGCATGGCATCGCGCCCGGCGGCGACTGGGTGGCCGAGCGCGATTTCCAGCGCGAATCCGGCTATGCGCTGATGCGCGACTGGTATCAGCGGCGAGGCCGCTACCCGCGCGCGCTGTTCACCACGGCGATCACCCTGCTGGAGGGCGTATTGTCCTTCATCCGCGAGCGGCACCGCTTGCGCGAGGCGCCGCAATACCTGCTGACCTTCGACGACCATCCCTTGCTGGACTGCCTGCCGCTGCCGATAGACGCGATCCGGCAGGACAGCGACCGCCTGGCCGAGGCCAGCCTGGAGCAGGTGATGGCGCTGCTGCGCGGCGAGGCGCTGGCCGAGCGCGACGCGCGGGTGCCGGCCAGCCTGAATCTGCGCCGCTTGTCGGTTTAG